TTCATttgaaatcactttttttttggagGAGAAAGTTGTAGTAAAGAATAGGTTGTGATACTGATTTATTCAACATGCCAACGTGGCTAGTAGCAGTTTGTACCCTTCATGGCTGAAATCCACCAGCATTTGGTGGCAGGTGTTTATGTAAAGCCCTGTTTGtttcacacaaaacacacacacagtggcaACGGCACCACCACTGTagttttaaaggcagaggacaaCCTCAGGTCATCATCTTTCCTTTTGGTTCATTGTTTCAACCCATTGGATTATTTTAAGAGAACATTAAAGCACTCTGTTTTTTATGAACTGAATATACATACAAATTGTAAATCCCATCTTTAAGTGACTTTAATAACTGCATGTAATAAATCACATTAACTCCATTgtataaaacagttaaatgtcTCTCTACATATATAAAACCAGATGCGCAGGAGAAAGGCAAAGTTTTCAGACCACTCTGAAAAGAACTTGAAGTTTCCAGAGAACTCAGGTCAGCTTATTCCAGAGAATGGTATCAGAGTTGCTTAATGCACTGTTATCTGGCAGATCCTGTTGGGCTACTGAGGTTTTCCAATCTATGTGGTAGGATTCTGTGATCAACTGTGTCAAAGGAAGAAGTTAAATCTAATAATACCAATTTGGATGGTTTGAGTCATTGTTGGATTTTAGATCATTGATTAGAGCAGCTTTGGTGTGGTAGCTAAGTGGTTATTTTGAAGacaactttttcttttattttccaacCTGTTTGGATAGTGTTGATAACACAGGTAGAGGACTTAAGATCCTTAATCAAAGACCACGATAATTAAAGCCAAAAATGTGCTGGCACGGCCAGTGGAGCTAATcccattgtatacaaccactcgcTGTACAACTAACTCCCAGAGCAGTTTTGTACTTTTTCGGCTGCcatagtagcagctctgttggAGAGCATGGAAGAAAACCTTACTACTATCTTCCATTCTAGGAGTAGAATAAGTGAGAGGCCTTTGCATATTATTGGCATTTCAGCTGGTCCAGTTGTGGTTGGTGCAGAGGTTCAAGGGCAGCACTGTCATCTGATGCACAGCACTGCTGGTGAGTTTAGggctaaacaaataaaaaattgctaatgcatttttacaatgcaagAAACATGAAAGGCCAAAAGTGCCTTTATGAACTGATTCCAGGGGATTTTTCCTTGGAGGTAATGGTGAATTCATAATACTTATTTGAAGAGACAAACCCATAGATATTGATCTGCTGGGATGAAGAACAGCTTAGTTAGGTGCAATAACTCTTTCCACAAGTTACAAGATGCTggatttcttttcatttctgttaAATAACTGTATGGAGGCAGGGCTCATTAAAGTTCTTGAAGTCTGTTTTTTGGGGTGTTTAGTAGAGCTGACACCTTAAAAGAAgtaaacattattttaagaaCATCAGTAAGATGttacaaaacaatttaaacagtTGGATACATGgtgatttctgacatttctccTCCAAGGTTCGTAACCTGATCTACACAGTAAAGGCTTATCCAGACTTCACTCTCAATGTACGATTTGTACAACAGACCAAAGAGATCGCCAGCGCCGTTGAAAACAACCAATCAAGAAATGCAGACTACCTCTCAGAGAAGATGGTTCTAGATTATGGGACCCATGTAATCACGAGTGTTGATGCCGGGGCTGCTTTGGTTCAGGAAGACTACCTCAGCTCCTCATATGTGTCGGACAGTACATCAGACAATTCAAGCATCAAAGCACAGGCAGGGTTAAACTTCTTTGACAAACTTAAATTTGACATAAGCAGTCAAAGCGCCCAACAGAGCTCCTCACTTCAGACGTACCGGTCTAAAATCAGGTACTCTCTCATCCAAAGCCATGGTGGCATTCCTTTCTATCCTGGCATCACTCTGCAGAAGTGGCAGGAAAGCACCAAGAACAACCTGGTTGCTATTGATCGCGCTGGACTTCCTCTGCACTACTTCATAAACACCAACACCCTCCCTGATCTGCCACAGCCCACCATTGAGAAAGTGGCTCTGTCTGTGAGTCAGGCCATAGAGCGATACTACATGATCAACATGAGGTCAGGATGTGTGGACGTCACCTCCAAGAACTTCAACTTCCAAGCCAACGTAGATGATTCTTCCTGTGAGGGTCCTGCTACAAACCTCAGCTTTGGTGGAGTCTACCAAGAGTGTGTTCCAATCAGCTCAGATGCAGACCCTCTATGTGACACCCTGGCTGAGAAAAACCTAGACACAGGTGATTTCTCCTGTAGTCCTCCTTACATCCCCACCTTACTGAGATCAGAAGAGAGACAGCAGGGTTACACTACGCATGACTGCCATGAGGAAATATATATATGTGAGCTTTTTGTGGGTATAGATTGCACTCGCCAAGTGTGTGAGGACAACTACCATGTTCGCTCTGCAATCATAAACACCTACTGGTGCTCTGTAAATGGAGAGGCCCCAGAAAACTCAGGGTATCTGTTTGGAGGGATTTACAGCCCCTCTCTCCTGAACCCCCTCACCAATGCCCAAAGCTGCCCACAAAACCTCATTCCTGTAAAGTTTCTGTCCGATGGACAGGTAATCTGTCTGAGCAAAGACTATGAGGCTGGCAGCAGATTCGCAGTGCCGTTTGGAGGCCTCTTTAGTTGTCAGACTAGTAACCCATTAGCGAATTTCCAACATCGCTGCCCTCCCAAGTTCAGTCAGCATCTCGCTTCGGTGAGCGATGGCTGTGAAATCCTTTACTGTGTCCAGTCAGAGGCATTCATAGAAGGGGAGCTGCTTCCTGTTCATCTGCCTCCATTCACTAAGCGCCCACTTGTCAGCATGCATGCCACCAATACAGTGATGTTGATGACTGAAGGATATAAGGGCTGGGTCAGAATAGGGCAGACCAACTCATGGAAAGTAGTCAAACCAGAGGAAATCAAGGAAATTATGCAAAAGCGCAACCACAAACTGAATGAGAAGTCTAGTAGAAAGAAGGCTTTGGTAGCATTTGGGGTGATTGGGatgatgctgctgctggttgTGGGGGCAGTAGTCCtggtgaagaggaggaggaagctgTCTGGGTTTAGGGCAGCTAGAGGTGATGAAGATACACATGGAGAGGTTAAACAGCAAGAGGATGAGAGTGATATAGCAAGATGATGCCTAAGAGAAAAAGTTAAGGGTAAATGCTTGGACATCAGGAAAGTAGGACCATACTGATACTCATAGTActtatgtatgtatatgtttCCTTGTTTATCTTAAATTTTGAGTTATTGTCATAGATCTTACAGAAGTGGAAAATGCTAATATATATGTATTAatccatttcattttaattactCAATAATTTAAGACCTGCTATGGATAATTAATCTTAAAATTTTACCCACATAGTTATTGGAGACATTACTTATCATAGCTTTGTGTCCCCTTAAATCTACTGTTCAATCTAATAAAACCTGCATTTCATTATTTAGATGATATTGTGTTAAGTTTAGAAACAACAATCTGCTTTAATATCCAAATATGTCTCATAACACATGGCCATATGAGCCAACACTGCCCTCCGGAGGCTCAGATAGTATGTTGTGTAATAAATACCTTCTATTTTCTGATTTATAGCTTTAAAGCTTTGACAATATGCTAACAAGTATTATCTTTGCAATTTACAAGGCATTATAGAGCACTGGTTTTCAACTgatgggttgggacccaaaagtgggttgcagggCTGTTTTCAATGGTTTGCAAAATGgtttcagagggaaaaaaaggcaaaatatccCTGATTTTGAAGCCCTAGGCAGACATCTATTCAAAGTTATAAtactttttgatttttcattagtttttatctttattttgttttaaattttgtgtgttcaatttcagtttagcctttattagttttgactgcttgtttgtttgttttagtttagtttttattagttttagtgttagttttagttttttatagATAGATTTTGGGGCCCAGTGACTGTCATACATTTGTAAAaccatattaaaacaggctactcttcactcatcattatatttatttaataatgatgtttgaatacaactccagacaggtaggtaggtgggtgccagtcagtatggttgtgtcaaagactaaaactaaggatattttttctccattttattttagtttagttttgtaagcgcatattacaattttagttacttctcatttttttgctaaagctagttttgatttagtttcagttaactaaaatgatttttgaaatttaagtTTTGGTTATTTGggtagttttagttaactataataaccttgcatCTAtccatatactttattttgcaggaaaattTGTAAATTCTGAATGTTTTCTTGcgattttcacttatttatcctgttatctttggttgaaatattttcaagaaagttagtttttatataataatttgtaaatgtcttgtcacctttcaaaaaaaacaaccaaaatgcgTTATAATGATCAAACctaatgaaatgaaatgtttgtgtgcatgtccTCCCAAAAGGTTAGCCAgtctattttttcaaaattttgttGTGTTCCTTCCATGGTccaaatttcagattttttgttgaattaatttcataaaaatccTACTTCATATTACAGTAGGTGGTGGGTCCTatgaccagttaagaaccactgttGTAGAGGGTTTAATATGTTTTCCACTTGACAGAATGTATGTGAATGTTATTCTATTAAACTGCACTTCACCTCTCATTAAAGTCATTTAAACCCTTAAGAGAGTTCAATgtctgatttttcattttatattcagCCGTTAAACAAATTTGTTCCAGTTACACTCAAATGTCTGAAATCTCTGACACTGTGCTCATAGAAGTGACAGATCTAATGTTTTACTATCAGTCAAGCTTAACAAATGTACTCTCattggccactttattaggtacaccagTTCAATTGCTCGTTGaaagaaacagctgatctgccAGTCACATGGCAGCAAGTTAATGCAATGTGGTCAAGATGGCTTGcagttcaaaccaagcatcagaatggggaaaaaaggacatttaagtgactttgaaagTGGCATGGTAGTTGGTGCCAGACCGGCTGgcctgagtatttcagaaactacTGATCGACTGAGATTTTTTACACagaaccatctctagggtttataGAGAATGGTCCGAAAAAGGCAAAGTATCCAGTGATCAGCAGCTTTGTGActgaaaatgccttgttgatgtcagagatCAGAGGAGAATAGGCA
The Cheilinus undulatus linkage group 5, ASM1832078v1, whole genome shotgun sequence DNA segment above includes these coding regions:
- the LOC121509768 gene encoding macrophage-expressed gene 1 protein-like, giving the protein MKGQKCLYELIPGDFSLEVRNLIYTVKAYPDFTLNVRFVQQTKEIASAVENNQSRNADYLSEKMVLDYGTHVITSVDAGAALVQEDYLSSSYVSDSTSDNSSIKAQAGLNFFDKLKFDISSQSAQQSSSLQTYRSKIRYSLIQSHGGIPFYPGITLQKWQESTKNNLVAIDRAGLPLHYFINTNTLPDLPQPTIEKVALSVSQAIERYYMINMRSGCVDVTSKNFNFQANVDDSSCEGPATNLSFGGVYQECVPISSDADPLCDTLAEKNLDTGDFSCSPPYIPTLLRSEERQQGYTTHDCHEEIYICELFVGIDCTRQVCEDNYHVRSAIINTYWCSVNGEAPENSGYLFGGIYSPSLLNPLTNAQSCPQNLIPVKFLSDGQVICLSKDYEAGSRFAVPFGGLFSCQTSNPLANFQHRCPPKFSQHLASVSDGCEILYCVQSEAFIEGELLPVHLPPFTKRPLVSMHATNTVMLMTEGYKGWVRIGQTNSWKVVKPEEIKEIMQKRNHKLNEKSSRKKALVAFGVIGMMLLLVVGAVVLVKRRRKLSGFRAARGDEDTHGEVKQQEDESDIAR